The proteins below are encoded in one region of Ornithinimicrobium avium:
- a CDS encoding exodeoxyribonuclease VII small subunit, which yields MTQTSQDPAPVGELTYEQARDELVALVARIESGAVPLEESMLLWERGEQLAAHCQAKLDLAQETLDRSAGGGPAAATDGATTDGADEDDTEEDQDS from the coding sequence ATGACGCAGACCTCACAGGATCCCGCGCCGGTGGGCGAGCTGACCTACGAGCAGGCGCGCGACGAGCTCGTCGCGCTGGTGGCCAGGATCGAGTCCGGCGCCGTGCCGCTGGAGGAGTCGATGCTGCTGTGGGAGCGTGGCGAGCAGCTGGCCGCGCACTGCCAGGCCAAGCTCGACCTCGCCCAGGAGACCCTGGACCGCAGCGCCGGCGGGGGTCCAGCAGCAGCGACCGACGGGGCCACGACCGACGGGGCCGACGAGGACGACACCGAGGAGGACCAGGACTCCTAG
- a CDS encoding DUF4245 domain-containing protein yields MSDPTPPSSDPHVRDGSAGPDPADGRRRRLASYSVQNMVWSVLAVGAVVLAWWSLTFNPAESQRRPPEVTQTANYVVEQAPWPVWVPAPGDGWTPTVVLYEPLEEVQTWHISYVSPDGEYVALHQAADVTDAWRAAVLGDARPVGEVELGGPDGEQVWEEYAGEPQGNAEHAYVLGPEVTGGTTVVVHGTADQAEFEEFLDTVQARE; encoded by the coding sequence GTGAGCGACCCCACTCCGCCCAGCAGCGACCCGCACGTCCGGGACGGGTCTGCGGGACCCGACCCCGCGGACGGCCGACGCCGGCGGCTTGCCTCCTACTCGGTGCAGAACATGGTGTGGTCGGTGCTGGCGGTGGGGGCGGTCGTGCTGGCCTGGTGGTCGCTGACCTTCAACCCCGCGGAGTCGCAGCGGCGTCCTCCCGAGGTCACCCAGACGGCGAACTACGTCGTCGAGCAGGCGCCGTGGCCGGTGTGGGTGCCCGCGCCGGGCGACGGCTGGACCCCCACGGTGGTGCTCTACGAGCCGCTCGAGGAGGTGCAGACCTGGCACATCTCCTACGTATCCCCCGACGGGGAGTACGTCGCGCTGCACCAGGCCGCTGACGTCACCGACGCGTGGCGCGCTGCGGTCCTCGGCGACGCCCGGCCGGTCGGTGAGGTCGAGCTCGGCGGCCCGGACGGTGAGCAGGTCTGGGAGGAGTACGCCGGGGAGCCGCAGGGCAACGCCGAGCACGCCTACGTCCTCGGGCCGGAGGTGACCGGCGGCACGACCGTCGTGGTGCACGGCACCGCCGACCAGGCGGAGTTCGAGGAGTTCCTCGACACGGTCCAGGCTCGCGAGTAG
- the xseA gene encoding exodeoxyribonuclease VII large subunit, translating to MTSTSLPPTARETTASSPWPVRTLSMKISDYVDKMSPLWVEGQIVQLNRRPGMKTAFLTLRDTDVDMSLSVAIPTGALDAMPSPPQQGARVVVHAKPTFWTKRGTLQLEARQMRHVGVGELLARLEHLKQLLRSEGLFDVGRKRPLPFLPARIGLITGRATAAERDVLAGVHRRWPAARVEVRQVAVQGADTVAAVTGALRELDAHPEVEVIVVARGGGSFEDLLPFSNEALVRAVAEARTPVVSAIGHESDTPLLDFVADLRASTPTHAAAAIVPDVADELQGLATVRRRARQAMVRRVATERERITALMSRPVMADRAAIVAQHRTEIEALLARSRRSAQDRLDRERDRTAGLVRHLRAVSPQQTLERGYAVVRHRDGSIVRDREEVEVEEVLRVTVARGDFAVRPVATPA from the coding sequence GTGACCTCGACCTCGCTGCCCCCGACCGCCCGGGAGACGACGGCGTCCTCCCCGTGGCCGGTCCGCACGCTGTCGATGAAGATCAGCGACTACGTGGACAAGATGTCCCCGTTGTGGGTGGAGGGGCAGATCGTCCAGCTCAACCGTCGACCCGGGATGAAGACCGCCTTCCTCACCCTGCGCGACACCGACGTCGACATGTCCCTGTCCGTGGCCATCCCGACCGGTGCCCTCGACGCCATGCCGTCCCCGCCCCAGCAGGGCGCGCGCGTCGTCGTCCACGCCAAGCCCACCTTCTGGACCAAGCGCGGCACGCTGCAGCTCGAGGCCCGGCAGATGCGCCACGTCGGGGTGGGAGAGCTGCTCGCCCGGCTCGAGCACCTCAAGCAGCTGCTGCGCAGCGAGGGCCTGTTCGACGTCGGCCGGAAGCGCCCGCTGCCCTTCCTCCCGGCCCGGATCGGGCTGATCACCGGACGCGCCACCGCGGCCGAGCGCGACGTCCTGGCGGGGGTGCACCGGCGGTGGCCGGCCGCCCGCGTCGAGGTCCGTCAGGTCGCCGTCCAGGGCGCCGACACCGTGGCCGCGGTCACCGGCGCCCTGCGCGAGCTCGACGCCCATCCCGAGGTCGAGGTCATCGTCGTGGCACGCGGCGGGGGTTCCTTCGAGGACCTGCTGCCCTTCAGCAACGAGGCCCTCGTCCGCGCCGTGGCGGAGGCACGCACCCCGGTCGTCTCGGCCATCGGGCACGAGAGCGACACCCCGCTGCTCGACTTCGTCGCCGACCTCAGGGCGTCCACCCCGACGCACGCCGCCGCCGCGATCGTGCCGGACGTGGCCGACGAGCTGCAGGGCCTGGCCACCGTCCGCCGCCGGGCGCGCCAGGCGATGGTGCGCCGCGTGGCGACCGAGCGGGAGCGGATCACCGCGCTGATGAGCCGCCCGGTCATGGCCGACCGCGCCGCCATCGTGGCCCAGCACCGCACCGAGATCGAGGCGCTCCTGGCCCGGTCACGGCGCAGCGCGCAGGACCGGCTGGACCGTGAGCGCGACCGCACGGCCGGACTGGTGCGACACCTGCGCGCCGTGTCCCCACAGCAGACCCTGGAGCGCGGCTACGCCGTGGTGCGGCACCGTGACGGGTCCATCGTGCGCGACCGCGAGGAGGTCGAGGTCGAGGAGGTGCTGCGGGTGACGGTGGCCCGGGGCGACTTCGCGGTGCGCCCCGTCGCCACCCCCGCCTGA